The following is a genomic window from Pedobacter sp. MC2016-14.
CAACACCTTTAAGCATTGCGCCTATATTTTTAACCTTATATTTTATGGCTAAATCTATGGCTGTTTCTCCGATGTTGTTTTTCTGGTTAGGGTCTATGCCGAGTTCTATACACATGGTAATAAAGGCAGAAAAGTCGTTGAACCTCGCATCCTTATGCTGTGCTGAATTCCGCACGGCAATGTGGATTAAGGTGTTCCCCTCTCTATCCAACCAATCTATCTTTGCACCGGCTTCCTGATAGGCCCTGAGCATTTCTGCGTAACCCGCTTTGGCACCGGTCATCAAAGCTGTCCTGCCCTCTGTATTTTTTTTAAGCGGACTAACTTTATGGGCAAGTAAAATTTTGGTTGTCTGGTAAACCCGGCCTTCAGGTATAACGTAACTCCTGTCGAATTCTGCTTCCCCTAAAAAATGAAGAAGTGTATCGCCATATTGATCTTCTACCCCCATAGTCCTCCATCCTTGTGACAGTAAAAATTCGATCATCCCGAAGTTAGCGAAAGCGCAAACCTGTTTCCAAACGGCCAGTTGTTCTTCTTCGGTTATTTCTGAAAAAACTTCCTTATACATTTGGTTGACTTCGTCAAGCTCCGCCGCATTCAGGTACGCATTTCGTATCGCATTTAAATTTATCATGCTCATTAATTGTTTTTAGACAAGGAATATCGGCCTGGTGATTTGTGCGCATCAGGCCTACCTGGTTATGTGTTCATCTTTAACAAAAAGCAGATGTATTAGTTTTATGGTCTTCTTTTAATAAATAGACAAAAGCAAACAAAATGTGGTCATAAAACATTTGACTAGTATAGAATTACATCGTCCATTATTAGTCAAAACAGATCATAATTTATGAGATTGCTCCTGATTTCTCTTTTCTTTTTAACCACTACCGCAACTGCGCAAGAGTTACCCGATTTTAAAGTCCCCGCTAACTACAGTAAAATATGGGAAGTTAAAGGCGATCTGGATAAAGATGGTATAGCGGAAGTTGTTTATGCTTACAATACCAATAAGCCCGACGGCGCATCAGGCTTTTTCAGGATATTGTACATCTGCAAACTATTTAATGGAAAGGCTAAGCTTTGGAAACAGAACAGCTCTGTTTTAAGAAGCAGTAAAGATTGTGGTTTTTGCCTGAATAAAGGCATTGACCTGAGCATAAACATCAAAAACAATACGCTCATCATTCAACAAAATTTTCAGCATAATGCCCGGCACTACAGCAGCAATAAAAATATTTTCCGTTACCAAAATGGCGACTGGTTTCTAATTGGCTCAACTTACAATGTATACGACACTTGTGAATTTGATGATACTTATGATATCAATTTTTCGACAAAACAAGTCAGCGTAGCCTGTACGTATGGAGATTGTGACGAAGGAAAAACAGCAGCCAGTGACGAATTTTTTGATTTCAAATATCCCTTTAAAGCAATTCCGAAAATGGATGGGTTTAAGCCTGGAAAAGTAGAACTTAGAATTCCTAAATCCAGGCGCTTCTTTTATTACTAATTTCGTAGTCGTGTAACAATCAATCTCATTTCTTTCTACTAAACAATCCTGCTCTTTTGGTTTTTTGCTTTTCAGGCCCGATTAAAAAACCATATGGTTTTAATTCAGGTATCCTATCACAGATAATTTTCACAATCCCCAGCATTGGAACAGCAAGGATCATTCCCGCTACACCCCAAACGGTTTCTCCTACAACGATAGCCAGAATGGTAAAGAGTGGATTAATATTTACCTGTTCTCCTACGATAAGCGGCTCCAGGATATAAGTTTGAACGAACTGAACGATACCATACACCACCAACACGCCGATAATCATCTTTGAATCGCCTCCCTGGGCAATTACCGCCAACACGGTAACTGATGTACCTGTTAAGTTGCCTACAAAGGGAATAATCTCTAAGGTTCCACACAAGACTGCAAAAAAGATTGCACTCTCTACGCCGACAAGGCTAAAACCAATCCCATACATGACCCACAAAACACCAATCATGGCAGCCAGGCCACCCAGGTATTTTTGGGCCACCAGACCAGATTCGTGAACGATGATTGAAGCACGTTCTTCCTCGTTTTGCGGTACGATTTTAAGGATGAACTTTTTAATGTGCGAACGGTAATACAGGCAGAGATACATATATACGATTACAAGTAGCGTACTGACCGCTATCCCTAGAATACCGGAAGCAAAGCCGGCCAGCATTGCGCCCGATTGACTGTTGCCTTGTTTTAGAATTTCTTTTTGCTGAGACCTGGTGATGCCGGCTTTTTGATCTATCCAGCTTCTGAGCGATGCAAACATATCGCTTAGGCGCTCTTTCATGGCATCAAGGTTTTCTGTTAAACTGCCCAGTTGCCAATATAGAAGTGACACAATAGCTAAAGCCGTAAAAACAAAAATGAAGATGCATACTGCTGTCGCCAGCCCCCTCGACATTCCTTTGTGCTCAAGGAAGTTACATAAACTGATAAAAAGCATAGAAAATACCGCCGCCAGGGCCAGCGGAACTAAAACAGGAGCTGCGAAATAAAGGCCTGCTATTGCCAGAAAAAATATCAGTAAAACATGTACCGATCGTTGGAGTTTGGTCATACCCAAGCTTAACAATACTTTTCCCTAAAAG
Proteins encoded in this region:
- a CDS encoding AI-2E family transporter; the encoded protein is MTKLQRSVHVLLIFFLAIAGLYFAAPVLVPLALAAVFSMLFISLCNFLEHKGMSRGLATAVCIFIFVFTALAIVSLLYWQLGSLTENLDAMKERLSDMFASLRSWIDQKAGITRSQQKEILKQGNSQSGAMLAGFASGILGIAVSTLLVIVYMYLCLYYRSHIKKFILKIVPQNEEERASIIVHESGLVAQKYLGGLAAMIGVLWVMYGIGFSLVGVESAIFFAVLCGTLEIIPFVGNLTGTSVTVLAVIAQGGDSKMIIGVLVVYGIVQFVQTYILEPLIVGEQVNINPLFTILAIVVGETVWGVAGMILAVPMLGIVKIICDRIPELKPYGFLIGPEKQKTKRAGLFSRKK